Proteins co-encoded in one Candidatus Omnitrophota bacterium genomic window:
- a CDS encoding radical SAM protein, producing the protein MGGAYPYPSQLERILNSSNRDVKFGVVNKGVPGIHTGGVLANLTGNLDFKEAHTLRAYSKNCKNLCVQSCYSDEDSFRFIKVLGIKKMNEYFERELIKLEDMIGFYASRIIAYPLIAPEHVYFSLTNRCCLRCIMCDIPKSSSGQENEATTLEAKKIIQQIKELGVRHLILSGGEPLLRKDIIELISFSREAGIAWVDIITNGTLIDDDYAQKLIKSGLNHITVSLDGLLEANDQIRGKGSFNKSSAAIDKLNFYKEKLNLKGPSIGINFTILNKNIGDILKITEFARNKKCNTVVFQPVLVSNVSMQERKRSDLWPLTGELNMLENNIRKLVEIKEKAKDMFIYTDSVILKAIPDYFRGRRPGKRFKCYEGIKRIVITSEGKLWSCMGTYGDLRKDNLKKLWHSEQMQKIRKNVKKCKAHCLQDCVYFPMDISGQINQFSSGITDIRDSQELRLRLSSRIDFCADYLKANLRSNPWDFFNLKREISRLAAIKRDLSK; encoded by the coding sequence TTGGGAGGCGCATACCCTTATCCTTCCCAGCTGGAAAGGATTTTAAACTCATCAAATCGGGATGTGAAATTTGGCGTAGTCAACAAAGGGGTGCCGGGCATACATACTGGCGGAGTTCTGGCAAATTTAACCGGCAACCTGGATTTCAAAGAAGCGCATACTTTAAGGGCGTACTCCAAGAATTGTAAAAATTTATGTGTACAGTCTTGTTATTCAGACGAAGACTCCTTTCGCTTTATAAAAGTGCTGGGAATAAAAAAAATGAATGAGTATTTTGAAAGAGAGCTGATAAAGCTAGAAGATATGATCGGTTTTTACGCCAGCCGAATCATTGCTTATCCTTTAATCGCTCCCGAACACGTGTATTTTTCGCTGACTAACAGATGCTGCCTGCGCTGTATTATGTGCGATATACCAAAATCTTCTTCGGGGCAAGAAAATGAAGCGACCACCCTAGAGGCAAAAAAAATTATCCAGCAGATTAAAGAGTTGGGAGTAAGGCACCTGATACTTTCCGGCGGCGAACCGCTGCTGCGTAAAGATATTATCGAGCTTATCAGCTTTTCCAGGGAAGCCGGGATTGCCTGGGTCGATATTATTACTAACGGCACACTTATTGATGATGATTACGCTCAAAAACTGATTAAATCCGGGTTAAACCATATCACTGTTTCTTTAGACGGTTTGCTTGAGGCCAACGATCAGATAAGAGGAAAAGGATCTTTTAATAAATCTTCCGCCGCCATCGATAAATTAAATTTTTATAAGGAAAAATTAAATTTAAAAGGCCCTTCAATCGGCATAAATTTTACTATCCTCAATAAGAATATCGGCGATATATTGAAGATAACCGAATTTGCCAGGAATAAAAAATGCAATACAGTTGTATTCCAGCCCGTTTTAGTCAGTAATGTCAGCATGCAGGAACGTAAAAGAAGCGATCTGTGGCCATTAACCGGGGAGCTTAATATGCTGGAAAACAATATCCGTAAGCTGGTTGAAATAAAAGAAAAAGCCAAAGATATGTTTATCTATACCGATTCGGTCATATTAAAGGCTATTCCGGATTATTTCAGGGGCAGGCGGCCAGGCAAACGTTTTAAGTGTTACGAGGGGATTAAGCGGATTGTAATAACCTCGGAAGGAAAGCTATGGAGCTGTATGGGCACATACGGGGATTTGAGGAAAGATAATTTAAAAAAACTTTGGCATTCCGAGCAAATGCAAAAGATAAGAAAGAATGTAAAAAAATGCAAAGCCCATTGCCTTCAGGACTGCGTCTATTTTCCCATGGATATTTCCGGGCAGATAAATCAATTTTCTTCCGGCATAACAGACATCCGGGATAGCCAGGAGCTGCGTTTGCGGTTATCTTCAAGGATTGATTTTTGCGCAGATTATCTGAAAGCTAACCTGAGATCCAACCCCTGGGATTTTTTCAATTTAAAAAGGGAAATAAGCAGGTTAGCTGCGATTAAAAGGGATTTATCGAAATAA
- a CDS encoding tetratricopeptide repeat protein, whose amino-acid sequence MQAKLSIIQKTILILFGIFLSIIILEIGLRFGGFIFLSMQEYRNIHSLNQKSTCRILCLGESTTALGGEYSYPSQLERILNSANTGIKFSVINKGIPGIHTSGILENLTDNLEKYNPDIVITMIGINDQVVYLQDQNLKIIPEKKDFFRELKIWKLGYFIWLHSKAKINELRIHKKENKKDNSLSFNFVFGLTDLYAEDKNSLQPDQINYDEHVNLGWLYTNQKKFVQAEEEFKKALEMNSQCDNAYFGLGTCYARQERFAEARALLRKALEANPKNYRVYIELGGCSNCEAKHGQAEEEFKKALEINPQAEDAYRGLGWTYELQKKYPQAEEAFSKALEINPDNYYNCVDFGLLCSLKGRYSQAEKLLKKALELRPGDEQVYANLGWCYKLEKKYPQAEEAFKKALEINSRNDKALGGLAELCQERGQFEFANEYRQK is encoded by the coding sequence ATGCAGGCTAAACTTTCAATTATACAGAAAACAATACTGATATTATTTGGAATATTTCTATCGATTATTATTCTTGAGATAGGGTTACGTTTTGGAGGGTTTATATTTTTATCCATGCAGGAATATCGGAATATCCATTCTTTGAATCAAAAATCGACTTGCCGCATCCTATGTTTAGGAGAATCCACAACTGCTTTAGGCGGGGAATATTCTTACCCTAGCCAACTGGAAAGAATCCTAAACTCCGCAAACACAGGAATAAAATTCAGCGTAATTAATAAGGGTATTCCGGGTATACATACAAGTGGTATACTAGAAAATTTAACAGATAACTTGGAAAAATATAATCCGGATATAGTAATTACTATGATCGGCATAAATGATCAGGTAGTTTATTTACAAGACCAGAACTTAAAAATAATTCCAGAAAAAAAAGATTTCTTTAGGGAATTAAAAATTTGGAAGCTCGGGTATTTTATTTGGTTACATAGTAAAGCGAAAATAAACGAACTCAGGATTCATAAGAAGGAAAATAAAAAAGATAATTCTTTATCTTTTAATTTTGTTTTCGGATTAACGGATCTTTATGCTGAAGATAAAAATTCTTTACAACCAGATCAAATTAATTACGACGAACATGTTAATTTAGGATGGTTATACACAAATCAAAAAAAATTCGTCCAGGCGGAAGAAGAGTTCAAAAAGGCTTTAGAGATGAATTCGCAATGTGATAATGCATATTTTGGCTTAGGGACTTGCTACGCGCGCCAAGAAAGATTTGCTGAAGCAAGGGCATTATTGAGAAAAGCTCTTGAAGCTAATCCCAAAAACTATCGTGTATACATTGAGCTTGGAGGATGTTCCAATTGCGAGGCAAAACATGGGCAGGCGGAAGAGGAGTTTAAAAAAGCCCTAGAGATAAACCCGCAAGCGGAAGATGCGTATCGCGGGTTAGGTTGGACCTATGAGCTTCAAAAAAAATATCCGCAGGCAGAAGAAGCATTCAGTAAAGCCTTAGAGATAAATCCGGACAATTATTACAATTGTGTTGATTTTGGATTATTGTGTAGTTTAAAGGGAAGATATTCTCAGGCAGAAAAATTATTAAAAAAGGCTTTAGAATTAAGGCCAGGGGATGAACAGGTATATGCTAATTTAGGGTGGTGTTATAAACTTGAAAAAAAATATCCGCAGGCAGAAGAAGCATTCAAAAAAGCCTTAGAGATAAATTCTAGAAATGATAAAGCATTGGGAGGGTTAGCGGAGTTATGCCAGGAGAGAGGTCAATTTGAATTTGCTAACGAATATCGTCAAAAAG
- a CDS encoding NHL repeat-containing protein, with protein MIKNSLLIFFFSIILSFTYAYARLEVVATEENGISHSDGLRFDSENNLFVANEKAHNILKITPQGEISVFADQNDGLVEPECIAIKDNILFVSDDATGTVFRFEAPHKGSVFLNRSNGILQPEGLAFDSKGNLFTADEERFCIFKITPDKQISVFADFTSGIITPEDLIFDNKGNLYVADDEAGAIFKFRADGSYTLLLDRSNGLIAAESISFDSKGNLFISDSGSNIVYKLSANSKLVPVLSPKDGLSRPEGIAFDNQDNLYISDNIKSRILKITKD; from the coding sequence ATGATTAAAAATAGCCTGCTTATTTTTTTCTTTTCTATAATTTTATCTTTCACCTATGCCTATGCCCGGTTGGAAGTAGTTGCAACCGAGGAAAACGGTATATCGCATTCCGACGGATTACGTTTTGATAGCGAAAATAATTTATTTGTTGCCAATGAAAAGGCGCATAACATTCTTAAAATAACCCCCCAAGGGGAGATATCGGTATTTGCCGACCAAAATGATGGTTTGGTCGAACCCGAATGTATCGCCATCAAAGATAATATTCTATTCGTATCCGATGACGCTACCGGCACTGTTTTTAGGTTCGAAGCCCCCCACAAAGGAAGCGTTTTTCTTAACCGTTCAAACGGAATCCTACAGCCGGAAGGATTAGCCTTTGACTCAAAAGGCAACCTTTTTACCGCCGACGAAGAAAGGTTCTGCATATTTAAAATTACCCCGGATAAACAAATTTCCGTTTTTGCAGATTTTACTTCCGGCATAATCACCCCCGAGGACCTTATCTTTGACAATAAAGGAAATCTCTATGTAGCCGATGATGAAGCCGGAGCTATTTTTAAATTCAGAGCTGACGGCTCGTACACCTTGTTATTAGACCGTTCAAATGGACTAATAGCCGCAGAATCAATTTCTTTTGATTCTAAAGGCAACTTATTTATTTCAGACAGCGGTTCAAATATTGTCTATAAACTATCTGCTAATTCTAAGCTGGTACCGGTATTGTCCCCTAAAGACGGCCTAAGCCGCCCGGAAGGCATAGCTTTCGATAACCAGGATAATCTTTATATTTCCGATAATATAAAAAGCCGGATCCTAAAAATCACAAAAGATTAG
- a CDS encoding tetratricopeptide repeat protein — translation MPLQAKLSIIQKTILILFGIFLSIIILEIGLRFGGFIFLSVQEYRNIHSLNQKSTCRILCLGESTTALGGEYSYPSQLERILNSANTGIKFSVINKGIPGTHTKAIVEDLPDNLNKYNPDIVITMIGINDQLEFLQAQDVTSNSKVVNFSNQLRVTKLIKFLWLYIKTKINTQKICGTVVNREFRFLFSDFVLGLKNCYANQQDSVGQEPSSKEDIKPDSKSDAAYVGLGWSYLNQQKLFQAEEEFKKALVANLQSDSAYVGLGTCYSRRGDLSQAIDMYNEALKINPKSDTAYTGLGYCYSYNSKFAQAEELYKKAIEVNPNSDYAYLGLGQVYSNQLRLSQAQEAFQKALKINPKSDTAYTGLGYCYSYNSKFAQAEELYKKAIEVNPNSDYAYLGLGWVYSYQLKFVQSEEAFKKALEINPNNYNTYVDMGSICSAQGDLSQAIDMYNKALKINSKSDIAYNGLGYCYMSNSRFAQAEEAFKKALEINSRNDKALGGLAELCQERGQFEFANEYRQKANAARLKYYNSSVFFNYLKLKDILDQRRVKFVCVQYPNRSIEPLKNIFKDKQGIIFVDNEKIFRDAIKKDGWKEYFQDAFAGDFGHCTPKGNRLLAENIAKAILKEVYNK, via the coding sequence ATGCCATTGCAGGCTAAACTTTCAATTATACAGAAAACAATACTGATATTATTTGGAATATTTTTATCGATTATTATTCTTGAGATAGGGTTACGTTTTGGAGGGTTTATATTTTTATCCGTGCAGGAATATCGGAATATCCATTCTTTGAATCAAAAATCGACTTGCCGCATCCTATGTTTAGGAGAATCCACAACTGCTTTAGGCGGGGAATATTCTTACCCTAGCCAACTGGAAAGAATCCTAAACTCCGCAAACACAGGAATAAAATTCAGCGTAATTAATAAGGGTATTCCGGGAACCCATACTAAAGCCATAGTAGAAGATTTGCCAGACAATTTAAATAAGTATAATCCGGATATAGTAATTACTATGATTGGTATAAATGATCAACTTGAATTTTTACAAGCCCAAGATGTAACATCTAATTCAAAAGTAGTTAATTTCTCAAACCAATTAAGGGTTACTAAGCTTATAAAGTTTCTCTGGTTGTATATTAAGACAAAAATAAATACTCAAAAGATATGCGGAACTGTGGTTAACAGAGAATTCAGGTTTTTATTTTCCGATTTTGTTTTGGGATTGAAAAATTGTTATGCCAATCAACAAGATTCTGTGGGTCAAGAACCGTCATCTAAGGAAGATATAAAACCGGATTCAAAAAGTGACGCTGCATATGTAGGTTTGGGATGGTCTTATTTAAATCAGCAGAAGTTATTCCAGGCAGAAGAAGAATTCAAAAAAGCCTTAGTAGCTAACCTGCAAAGTGACTCAGCATATGTAGGTTTGGGAACTTGTTATTCTCGCAGAGGAGATTTATCCCAAGCTATAGATATGTATAACGAAGCCTTAAAGATCAACCCTAAAAGCGATACCGCATATACAGGGCTAGGGTATTGTTATAGCTATAATTCTAAATTTGCGCAGGCAGAGGAACTGTATAAAAAAGCTATAGAAGTAAATCCAAATAGTGATTATGCTTATCTTGGATTAGGACAGGTTTATTCTAATCAACTAAGGCTATCCCAGGCGCAAGAGGCCTTTCAAAAGGCTCTAAAGATCAACCCTAAAAGCGATACCGCATATACAGGGCTAGGGTATTGTTATAGCTATAATTCTAAATTTGCGCAGGCAGAGGAACTGTATAAAAAAGCTATAGAAGTAAATCCAAATAGTGATTATGCTTATCTTGGGTTGGGGTGGGTTTATTCTTATCAGTTAAAATTCGTTCAGTCAGAAGAGGCATTCAAAAAAGCCTTAGAGATAAATCCCAATAATTATAATACATATGTTGACATGGGATCTATTTGCAGCGCGCAGGGAGATTTATCCCAAGCTATAGATATGTATAACAAGGCCTTAAAGATAAATTCTAAAAGTGATATTGCATATAATGGGTTAGGATACTGTTATATGTCTAATTCTAGGTTTGCCCAGGCAGAAGAAGCATTCAAAAAAGCCTTAGAGATAAATTCTAGAAATGATAAAGCATTGGGAGGGTTAGCGGAGTTATGCCAGGAGAGAGGTCAATTTGAATTTGCTAACGAATATCGTCAAAAAGCAAACGCAGCACGGTTAAAATATTATAATTCCTCCGTTTTCTTCAACTACTTAAAGCTCAAGGATATCCTAGATCAAAGAAGGGTTAAATTTGTCTGTGTGCAGTATCCTAATCGTAGCATTGAACCACTAAAAAACATATTTAAAGACAAGCAAGGTATTATCTTTGTTGACAATGAGAAGATATTTAGGGATGCAATTAAGAAGGATGGATGGAAAGAATACTTTCAGGATGCTTTCGCTGGCGATTTTGGCCATTGTACCCCTAAGGGAAACAGGTTATTGGCAGAAAATATTGCAAAAGCTATCCTAAAAGAGGTCTATAATAAGTAA